A segment of the Zingiber officinale cultivar Zhangliang chromosome 8B, Zo_v1.1, whole genome shotgun sequence genome:
TGGATCATTCCAATATTTGAAACCACTAATACATTGTGTTAAATCCTGTATTTCAAATGTACCTATAAATCTAATGTACCCCCATAAAAATCCTGTATATCAATATAATATTAATGGAACAATTGGGTTCATATGGGGTCTCCTTATCAACGACAATGTGTTTGGTCACTTGGTCAAGTAGGAGTTAAtaatattgtaatttttttttatcatactgACATTATGGCTATACCAGTTTGACCAAACAAGTACCAGACTAGTATTTGAGATGAATCTTGAGTAAAATTGTCCTTGTGACGGTTGGAGTTTCATTATAGTGCCTTTTGCAGGAAAATAATTGGTGCACGATGGTACATTCGAGGATATGAAGCTGAATATGGGATGTTAAATACAAGTGATGTTGTTGAGTATCGTTCTGCTCGAGACGCCGTTGGGCATGGCACCCACACATCATCTACTGCTGCTGGTGCATTTGTTAGCAATGCAAGCTTTATGGGAATTGCTCGCGGATTAGCAAGAGGAGGTGCTTTGAAGGCCAGGTTGGCTATTTACAAGGTCTGCTGGGCTTCTGGTGGTTGCAGCTCTGCAGACATTCTTGCTGCATTTGATGATTCAATCAATGATGGGGTAGATGTTCTTTCAGTGTCTTTAGGCCAATCACCACCACTTCCTGCATATGTTGAGGATGTTCTGGCCATTGGTTCTTTTCATGCTGTAGCGAGAGGAATTTCTGTTGTATGTTCTGCTGGAAATTCTGGACCTTTTTCACAAACTGTGATAAACACTGCTCCTTGGATTTTAACTGTCGCAGCAAGCACAATAGATCGGATTTTTGTGACAAAGATCACCCTTGGGAATAACCTAATTCAAGCAGTAAGTTTCACGCTTTCATATGTAGGTGTTGATTGTGATTGACTTAAGAATCTGATTTATTTACTACCTCTAGAGGATAATTAATTTCGTTATAATTGTTTTGTAACTCATGAGATCTACTTTTGTTTCTATTGTAACTTTGGGCATGCATAGTGGCAAATTCTGAACCCATAACAGTTAAAAGATCACAAGTTTGCTAGTTAAAAATTGGACTTTTATTCAGATAAGTTTATAAgttaaataaacaaatattatAATCAAATTTTCCATAATTTAATTGAGTAGGAATGCCCCTAAAGTAGATGATATGCGAGAATTTGAATTTATCAATACAAAGGATAACTTATTGTAGCACTAGCCACTTTATAATAATGATTACTAAATGCCAGTTCATTCCTAGTATCAGTGAATATCTCTCTTATCAGCTTAGTAGACATCTTAATGTAATGGTAACTGGTAGATAATTAAGGAAACTAACTCATTGGGTTGAATGTTTCTTTTTTGGTTTTTCATATTCTTCTAAGTACCTTTTCTCCATACCAATGGCTATTTAATTATAGTGCACTTGGTTCATAGGAGTGACTATTCCATGACTTATGAATTCTCATGGAATAAGTATTCCTATGTTTGATTATAAAAGTGAATTCGGAGTACGAGTTTCCTTTGAATTATGATTTCCTAATTATAAAGAATAGCTATTCAATGCTTTGTTTTAggaataactattttttatttatccttTCTTCAAAGGTGCCTAATTTACTCTATTTaatcttccaaagagtaaatgtaTATATTATAAATTGCAAAATAGGTCAGCTGGTAGTCTGGCTACGTGGGCGGGATAGGTTGTTTGGATTAGGTTGAGCCTGATAAGTTGTATGAACTggacattttttttaaatttttttcgatgTAGGAATACTTTATCATTATGAGCATTATTCTTTGTCTAATACTTATAAGATTACTATAATCCAAACATAAAAATTCACAGGAAAACATCTATTTCATTCCATGATAAATATTCCTATTTTGCGCTTTGTTAATTCTATTCTCTTGGAATAGTCATCCTATTCCTTTTCAATTCCTTTCTGTAAACCAAATGCTCCATTAGTTTGTGACTGATTCCTTTCTTCATGGGTTCTTGATTCTAAAAAATTGATTGAGATAAAATATACATTCCATTTTGATTTCAAATTCAAACATTCAATTTCTAACTATGACTATTTAATTAATTGTGCAAACAAAATGTGAGACTGCTTTGCTCACTAAACTCAATATCTCCTTTTTTTGACTGATTGTATATTAATTATCTGAAAAATACTAGGATTAACAAGTCATTGTCCGTATTCCATTATCTGATTATCAATTTTATGAAAACAAAGAACGCCTTGATCTGATCTTTGATCATGAACATTCAGGGTCAAGCTTTGTTCCTTGGAGAGCATGCAGATAAGTTTTATGGGATTGTTTATGCTGAAGATATTGCTTCAGATAAAGCAGATGCTTCTGATGCCCGGTAGGCCCTTTTCATTGTCCAAAATTTTCTACATCCATTTAAAAGGCAAATATACTCTCTAACTATGATGCCTTTTCTAGAGGCTGTAGTGCAGGTTCGCTAAATTCGACTTTAGCAAGAGGAAAAGTTGTTATCTGCTTTCAGACTCGGGAACAAAGATCCCCGCTGGTTGCTTCAGATACTGTAAGAAGAGCCCATGGGGTTGCGGTCATCTTTTCACAGTTCTTGACAAAGGACATTTCCTTTGCATTTGATTTTCCTTGCATCCAAGTTGACTTTGAAACTGGAACAAATATACTCATGTACATTGGCAATACAAGGTGTGCCCTAAAGCAGATTTCTTTCGAACATATACTTCCAATTTTAAAAGTTTTCAATGTGATCGTGTCACAGGAATCCAGTGATTAAATTTAGCCCCACAAAAACAGCTTTGGGGACTGTTACAGCTCCTGAAGTAGCATACTTCTCATCTCGAGGTCCTAGTTCACTTTCACCATATGTGCTAAAGGTGCAACTGCACTTCAATCGTTACGTCTTCACTTTGTGAAATCAGTTTCAGTTCTAAATATCAATAAGCTGACATTCTTTATCTGCTCATCTGTTTCAGCCTGATCTTGCTGCCCCTGGTGTAAATATCTTAGCATCTTGGTCACCTGCTTCTCCACAGAACAGTAAACCTTCACTTGATTTTAAAATCGAGTCCGGCACCTCCATGTCCTGTCCTCATGTTACTGCAATTGTTGCTCTTCTCAAAGCAACATATCCAGATTGGAGCCCAGCTGCAATAAAATCTGCGCTAATCACAACAGGCAAGTTGCATTCACTTTGCTTGAATTGTATTTGTCAAGCAATACAATTGTGACCTAAATTGTATTGTGCTACCAACAGCTACTATCGACGATGAAAATGCCCTTAATATAGCAGCCGAAGGAGCTCCTAACAAGCAAGCAAACTCATTCGACTATGGAGGTGGACATGTGAATCCAAATCGAGCCATACATCCCGGTTTGCTATACGACATGGTGCCGTCTGATTATGTGCATTTCCTGTGCTCTATGGGCCATAACAATACTGCTGTGAGTTCCATTGTGCGACAACCCACTGTCTGCCACGACGCATATAAATCACAGAAGGATCTTAATCTTCCATCTATAGCCATACCTGAATTAAAAGGCAAATTAACAGTCTCAAGAACAGTTACAAATATTGGTCCAGTTGCATCCACGTACACTGCTCATGTTGAAGCTCCTCCTGGGGTGAGTGTTCGTGTCAAACCCTCGATCCTAATGTTCAATTCTACTATCAGTAAGTTAAACTTCAAGGTGAAGTTCCGCTCGGAGCTAAAGGTGCATAGTGGATACTTGTTTGGAAGTCTGACATGGGAAGATGGTGTCCATTGGGTTAGAATTCCTTTAGCCGTTCGCCCTATCATTGACGTTTTCAGTATCTACACATAGCTGAGTTGTTATTCTTCAGACTTTATCTTCTCCTGTTAGTTTCTTTCAGAACAGTAGTATTGCAAAGACGACAGAAATGATTGTGGAGTAGAAGCGGAAAAAAAAGGAAGGAAAAGCTTATTTTATGTGCAATGTAGAAGGAAAGGCTCATTCTATCCAAATTTTGAAGAGGTCATTGCGTCACTTGAATCAGCTTATCTAACATCATCATGTTTACTCCTTTAACATTTTAACCAACACTTGCTACAGACAATTAGGATCTATGTATTTAGACAAACATCCCAAAGAATTGCCGCATAACATATGAATCTCAATGAAAAAAGCTAAAGCACAAACAGGTTCAACAAGACAATGAATAAGATCTGTTAGCTTTAAAAACCTCCACATTCTCAACCTGTGATTATGGGAATAACAGAACTAGAGGAATCCACTTAGGAACAAGTGTGGTAAAGATACATGTAGCATTAAGTTAAGACATACCCAGTGGAAAATAATTcactatgaaaaaaataattcttGTAAACGCGAACTTAATTATTCAAGAATCACAAATTAGACAACTTACAAGCTTTGTGGAGAACTCCAAAACACTCTAGAGTTTGTAAGAAACAAGGAGTCAAGGATTTTAGATGTTGTAAGACAATAAGAGGGTAGTAGTTATGAACATTTTAGAATTTATAAGAAAGAAAGTTGCTTAGCAGAGAGTAGTTTAAATAAGCCATATTATTATGCTTTATGTACAAGGATAGAAAAGGCAAATAAAGAATTGGCTTCTTGTCCAATTCTTTCCTCTACTTCAACATATAATATATTTGACATAATCAAATTGCATGAGTTTATTATAAGTCACTTACAACTTACATACAAAAGGAGAGAACTTGCATATTTGATATATTTATTAGTTAGGATAATCTGGATGAGTGTTGGAGACAAATGGCTTAGGAGGCATCGGCACTTCTTCTGAGCTCCCTATAAGCATATGAAGAACTCTAGTCATGGAAGGTCTATCAGTTGGACTCCATTGAATACACCATAAAGCCACCTTAGAGAGTTTCTTTAATATTTCTCCATCTTTTTGTTCCATCTCCATCGTCAATTCCAAGTCTTGTCTTTCAACTAGTCGATCATACACCCATTCTGGATAATAAATCTCACTCTCCCTTCCTATTTCAGGATCATGATTTTTTCGACCTCCTATCATCTCCAACAGCAACATGCCAAAACTATAGACATCAGATTTATACGACACAGTCCCGAAATTCCTACAATACATTTCAGGAGCAATATATCCCATTGTACCTCTCGCAGCAGTCATAGTGACAATACTAATCTCCCTTGAGCAAAGTTTTGCTAGTCCAAAGTCTGAAATCTTTGGATTTAAATCGTGATCCAATAGAATGTTATGCGGCTTAATATCAAAATGCAAAATACGTTGTTCACATCCCTGATGTAAGTACTCGATGCCTCGAGCAATGCCTATGGCAATGTTCAACAATTTATCCATGCTCAACTGTTTGTTGCTTCCTTTGTCTTGCCTTGAGAAAATATACTTCTCCAATGACTCATTTGGCATGAACTCGTAGATGAGAGCACGAGTTGATCGTTCCGAGCAAAATCCCAACAAACGAGTAATGTTAATATGATGAATCCTTCCGATGGTTGCCACTTCATTTATGAATTCTTGGCCTTCCCCTTTTGAACTCTCGAGCATCTTAACTGCAACAGGAATACCGTTCGATAGCTCCCCTTTGTACACACTTCCGTATCCACCTTGCCCCAACTTATTCTTGAACCTCATTGTGATCTTTTTAATATCGGCAAAAGAGTATCGAGTCGGTTTTGCATCACCATATGTCGCTAGAAACTGTTCTACTTTGAAACGAATTTCTTGATCCTTCTCGGACTTCCTTATAATGTATACTATAATAAGAGATGCTAACACAACTACAGAGCCACCTATGCTTCCTCCTGCACAGAAAGAATTAACAAAGAGATTGAACtaataatattataaaatttatattccATTCTAACAAACTAGCTCGAGAATACAATATTAAAACGGTAAGAAAACTCACCGACTATGAGTCCGATGTTTTTTCCTGTAAACAAAAAGCAAGCAAGCAAGCAATTAGTAATGATTTATATTATCTAGTAGGGAAAAAAAAACTAGCATATCTAGTAGAAAGAAAGCATTCGATCAATTATATTTGTTGAAAAGGTTGATTATatgtagttttaaaaaataaaaatagcaaaattttcttaatattttatcATGTTATTGGACAAGAGAATATGAAGGAAGGTGAGAATGATGGAATGAAGATTACCATGGTGGTTCGCCCTCATTAAGCAGGCAGTTTGGTTTATTCTGCGGCTAAATGCACATTCTTTTCCTTCGCTATAGCAGAATTCGCAGTTCTTCCATTCCGGAATATTAAGATTTAAATCCATCTGTCGCGTTCGAATGAATCGCTGAACCCGATCTCGAAACGTCCGTCCGCCTGTATATCCGATCCAACCACCGATTCCAGTGCCCACGCATCCTGACGGGAGCAGGTCCATGGAAGACCAAGCATTCGCTGCATAAACCCACTGCCCTTCACCCCCATCGCTAAGGCACGGAATGGGCCCCGTAATCCAATCCGGATCTGTTGGTATTTCACTCGAGCAGTTCACCAGCATATAGTTGTTGTCGGAGTAGTAGTCGTCGTAAATTGAGCCGGTGAGATTGGTGGAGCTGAGCTTTCGCAGGGGACACTGAGCCCATTCGTCCCCTAATAACTCAATTCTAAAAGAAGTGTCCAAGTTGACGATCTTGCAGAGCCCTAAACGAGGAAGCGTGATGATGGCGTCACCGGCAGCGGAGCACGAGACATCCAAGCCCCGAGCGCCGCAGTACTCAGGAGTCGTACTCGAGTTCAGGCGGAAGGGATATCTGACGTCTATTCCCCCGCAGGTGGAATTAGTCTGGCAATCCTTGATAAACTCCTCTCTCTCCTCCCCATCGAGATCCTCAGCCCGAGTCTTCGCTTTGGAAGCATGGAGAAGCAGCAGGAGAAGGCAGAGTGCGTATGGGTGGAGTAGACGACGCATGGAGAAAAATTGAGGGAAGCTGGCTTCCAGCTGTAGTTGGGGATTACGGAGGAAGCATGATCAGTTGACGCAACTGGTGCGAATCCCTCATTTATCGTCCGTGGAGGAAGACAAGGTTCACAATGACTCGTGCCAAGGGCCGGAGGAAGTTGTTGTCTCATAATTAATTTGGACTTAATTTTCCACACGTTTTGTCTTTATCATTGTGGAAATTTCTCCTGGTCATAAATTACAGGAAGCTCAATTTGACGACGACTTCGTGTCTCGAACGACTTGCAATGCCTTCCACACATATGGCACGGCATTTGATTAGTTACAACTCAGAATGTAATGGTTGTGATGCGTGTGCGGCTTTCCCTGAAGATAAACATTATCTTTATAATCTTTTTTGTTCATTCTATTATAATTTTCAAGCATCTTGAAAGGAAATTGAGATGCAATCCCAGAAGTGTGCGAAACAATTTCATCTTCACGAAAGTAAAGAGTTTTAATCCATACTTGTATCTAAAACTCACTTGGgaaaaatcaatatttacaaaaGAGACTCGAGGGCTGACTATATTAATATTAAGATGATGATTGATcccatccggaagctgagtcgaatGAAGGCGGGTCTTGTTGTGCGGAAAGTTGACAAAGAGTCGTTGAAGCGTTGGATCTACCGGGTACCCTCCTGGAAAGGTTCACACGGGCAGCCGAAGGCGATagatgaccaggacgatgacgctgttgctctgcgcacactcagacggatccaccagtcgttagagaccagaaaccagggaaaaagtccccgggtcaggcccttcgacgctcaagtcaggtaatttTTCCCCAAaaatcacagagaaaggacgaaaagtaaagactaatGAGTAATGACGAGTGAGAGAACCTGCATAAGAGACaagacatccctttttatactacaatggaagtttctgggtctgacgagtgtcagggaatgttggctgtcaggctttgtctgatgGTGATTGACACGTGGCTCTACTTAATAGGCTGGCGGCAAAATCGAAGGTGTATTGAGCCCCAACTgttggcatattccctgacaccttgattattctctgacattctctgacaagcggttacgattccttggctgaTTTATCCTGTAGTGCCTGAACGACGAGCCTGCGTTCCGAGATCTGGACCCGCCTTACTTTTATACACTATTATCCTTGACTTGTATGCCCCGATCTGTGTTAAGCTTATATCCAGACCTGTCTTTGTCATCTGCTATCTCCGGTCTGCACATCTCGATCGGCAAGCTAAATTTATGTCCCGACCTGTTTACTGTtcactgctatccatggcttgtacatcccgacctgcacgctgagtctgtgccagacctctgattcttggcttggatgtcccgacctgcacgcccagtctgtgtccagacctgtgatccttggcttggatgtcccgacatgcacgctgggtctgtgccagacctctgatccttgacttggatgtcccgacctgtacacccagtctgtgtccagacctgtgatcattggcttggatgtcccgacatGCACACTTGGTCTGTGCCAGACCtttgatccttggcttggatgtcccgacctgcacgccaggtctgtgtcccgacctgcacgccaggtctgtgtcccgacctgtgatccttggcttggatatcctgacctgcacgctgggtctgtgccaGACCTCTGACCCTTGGCTTGGATATCCCGACATGCCCGCTGGGTCCGTGTCCAGACTCATTTATTGGTAGTCTCAGTCCTCAGCTATACCCGGCCCGCGGGCCCGTTTATTACCCACTTCGGGGCTGGTCTTATAATCCCCTCCTTTGACCGCCCTGTCCGCTGAGACTTTGACTTtggccacgtaagcttgactgcTGACCGGCCACGAAGGCTTaacttctgaccttcctgacctccacgtcagcttgactgctgaccgaccacggaggcttgacttctgaccttcctgacctccacgtcagcttgactgctgaccgactacggaggcttgacttctgaccttcctgatctccaggtcagcttgacttctgaccctcttgtGGTCTTGACTCATAACCACATTATCCTATCGACCCCACAaaacatgcaccgtatcaataACAATGATATACTGAAAAAGGGTCATCTTCCATAGTCAAAGGACATTTCAACAACTAATAGTACAGTCGTTGGTAATGATCATCCTCACACTTGCTATTGGTATGATAAGTTTTATAATATAGTACGCAATGGCAGGATGCTTTCTTAATTTACTAGACATCTAAGGATAGAAtctcaattttaataaattaacggataaatttcttttaattagtggttgataaaaaaaattgggTCTGTCTACTATGATTACTTTCCAATTTATCTTGATGACGGGTAAAATTGTAATCATCAACCTTAAAAAGTGAGTAATCTATCTAAATGGCATCTCCACAATTGAAGGTGTATATTAAGTATAATTCTATCGTACTAATTTATACCATCAACTTATTGATGTACTGACCAACTGAATCTAAAATTATTGGATTGATCTTACATAGAACATTTCAACAACAGATTGTTCCAGTTGTAGACAGGCCCGGCCCTGGAGGAGGGTCATCCTGGGCGATGGCCCTGGGCCTAGATTTTTAAAGGgccccaaattttttttttaaatattatgtttaataattaataggTGTAAATCTGTAATGAAAGAATGAATATCAGAATTAGGGCTTTGCTTCTGAGTTCTGTCGTCGCCTGCACCTCAGCACCTGTTACCTGTACAATGAAATACTTGCTGCGGCGCCGACGCCGCCTGCTGCCTGCACGCCTACGAGAAAGAGAAGGACTCAAACTCTCAAAGATATGTCTTCTCCTtttctatttgaaattttttgtCCCTATcgtatctcttcttcttcttttgctcaTGGCTCGTCTTCAACGGCTATCTGTcacatctcttcttcttcttcttctttcacatCTATGTCACTtctcaagatttttttttctgttaTTTTTGTATCCACAGAGATGATAAATACAACAGCCCATTGAATTAGAATGTTCATTGTGAATTGTGAGCTTTGGTTGCTGATTTGTCGTTGTGAA
Coding sequences within it:
- the LOC122014634 gene encoding subtilisin-like protease SBT3.9 encodes the protein MTSSSSHLILPLLLLQYLLIPDLLFASNVYIVYMGEKNQDETEAMVELHHEMLSTVLGCKEAATSSILYNYKHGFSGFAAVLTKSQAAHIANYPGVVHVVPNRILDLHTTRSWDFMHLEASFPDGIIPKSRSGDGSIIGVVDTGIWPESESFNDHDIGKIPSRWRGTCQQGEKFDASNCNRKIIGARWYIRGYEAEYGMLNTSDVVEYRSARDAVGHGTHTSSTAAGAFVSNASFMGIARGLARGGALKARLAIYKVCWASGGCSSADILAAFDDSINDGVDVLSVSLGQSPPLPAYVEDVLAIGSFHAVARGISVVCSAGNSGPFSQTVINTAPWILTVAASTIDRIFVTKITLGNNLIQAGQALFLGEHADKFYGIVYAEDIASDKADASDARGCSAGSLNSTLARGKVVICFQTREQRSPLVASDTVRRAHGVAVIFSQFLTKDISFAFDFPCIQVDFETGTNILMYIGNTRNPVIKFSPTKTALGTVTAPEVAYFSSRGPSSLSPYVLKPDLAAPGVNILASWSPASPQNSKPSLDFKIESGTSMSCPHVTAIVALLKATYPDWSPAAIKSALITTATIDDENALNIAAEGAPNKQANSFDYGGGHVNPNRAIHPGLLYDMVPSDYVHFLCSMGHNNTAVSSIVRQPTVCHDAYKSQKDLNLPSIAIPELKGKLTVSRTVTNIGPVASTYTAHVEAPPGVSVRVKPSILMFNSTISKLNFKVKFRSELKVHSGYLFGSLTWEDGVHWVRIPLAVRPIIDVFSIYT
- the LOC122014635 gene encoding rust resistance kinase Lr10-like, with the protein product MRRLLHPYALCLLLLLLHASKAKTRAEDLDGEEREEFIKDCQTNSTCGGIDVRYPFRLNSSTTPEYCGARGLDVSCSAAGDAIITLPRLGLCKIVNLDTSFRIELLGDEWAQCPLRKLSSTNLTGSIYDDYYSDNNYMLVNCSSEIPTDPDWITGPIPCLSDGGEGQWVYAANAWSSMDLLPSGCVGTGIGGWIGYTGGRTFRDRVQRFIRTRQMDLNLNIPEWKNCEFCYSEGKECAFSRRINQTACLMRANHHGKNIGLIVGGSIGGSVVVLASLIIVYIIRKSEKDQEIRFKVEQFLATYGDAKPTRYSFADIKKITMRFKNKLGQGGYGSVYKGELSNGIPVAVKMLESSKGEGQEFINEVATIGRIHHINITRLLGFCSERSTRALIYEFMPNESLEKYIFSRQDKGSNKQLSMDKLLNIAIGIARGIEYLHQGCEQRILHFDIKPHNILLDHDLNPKISDFGLAKLCSREISIVTMTAARGTMGYIAPEMYCRNFGTVSYKSDVYSFGMLLLEMIGGRKNHDPEIGRESEIYYPEWVYDRLVERQDLELTMEMEQKDGEILKKLSKVALWCIQWSPTDRPSMTRVLHMLIGSSEEVPMPPKPFVSNTHPDYPN